Proteins from a genomic interval of Niabella soli DSM 19437:
- a CDS encoding endonuclease/exonuclease/phosphatase family protein produces the protein MMSFGRRRFLKGMGAAALLPVLPVFSKDAGISPGKARTHRVLSCNIRVPLDEDETKGVGWSVRKAVCLKMIKDKQPDIVGLQEVFNVQADDLRKYFPSYQLFGFDGPEMDLHPTGYYGIAKNPILFSRDRYELLTGGTYWLSETPLVAGSKSWETARARHANWVRLRERKTGKEIRMINLHLDHISAEAKIRQAKMVVEESAQYLPEYTQILTGDFNSRFDSKVLDPVRNGGWKESYETIHGRKEAGFTGHEFQGIDYEKGPSKGRIDYIWYRGKAAPVNALILKDRLNGKYPSDHFFMQTDFVIE, from the coding sequence ATGATGTCATTTGGTAGAAGACGTTTTTTGAAAGGTATGGGCGCTGCTGCATTATTGCCGGTATTACCTGTTTTCAGTAAGGATGCAGGAATTTCACCCGGTAAAGCCCGCACACATCGTGTGTTGAGCTGCAACATCCGTGTGCCGCTTGATGAGGATGAAACAAAAGGAGTGGGCTGGTCTGTACGGAAAGCGGTTTGCCTGAAGATGATCAAAGACAAACAACCGGATATTGTCGGTCTGCAGGAAGTGTTCAATGTACAGGCAGATGATCTCCGGAAGTATTTTCCTTCCTACCAGTTATTCGGTTTTGACGGCCCGGAGATGGACCTGCACCCGACCGGCTATTACGGCATCGCCAAGAACCCGATACTCTTTTCCAGAGACCGGTACGAATTACTTACGGGTGGCACGTACTGGCTTTCAGAAACACCGTTGGTAGCAGGAAGTAAGTCCTGGGAAACCGCCAGGGCCCGGCATGCGAACTGGGTGAGGCTCAGGGAAAGAAAAACCGGGAAAGAGATAAGAATGATCAACCTGCATCTGGATCATATCTCCGCTGAAGCAAAGATCCGGCAGGCAAAGATGGTGGTGGAGGAAAGCGCGCAGTACCTGCCGGAATATACCCAGATACTCACCGGCGATTTTAATAGCAGGTTTGACAGTAAGGTGCTTGATCCGGTGCGGAACGGGGGTTGGAAAGAAAGCTATGAGACGATTCATGGAAGAAAGGAGGCAGGATTTACCGGTCATGAGTTCCAGGGCATTGATTATGAAAAAGGCCCTTCTAAAGGAAGGATTGATTATATCTGGTACCGGGGAAAGGCAGCACCGGTAAATGCCCTTATCCTTAAAGATCGTTTGAATGGGAAATACCCCAGTGATCATTTTTTTATGCAGACCGATTTTGTTATTGAATAA
- a CDS encoding FAD-dependent oxidoreductase: MSKTIVEPAREIAVRKETDVLVIGGGPSGIMAALAAAEDGLNVMLIESRSFVGGNMTIGLPILGFLGQKGNQIIKGLPQQFIDRLKAVRASSEHRPCPLHMSLTLVEPEAVKTVALQMLVENNVDVLFYAFCVGVIMEGDELKGVIIESKAGREAILAKTVIDCSGDADVAYRAGVPCEYGNEQGGVQPPTLMFCLGGVDTEKLRTSIAEEPRTYLTDFIPAEYFGQNNQFVLVGMRNLVKKAQEAGLTLTTERTILITGLRKGEVWVNMTRVNGVNGTDPGSLTYGEIEGRHQIQDIQQYLIQYVPGFEQAYFLKTAPFIGIRETRRIQGHYTMTREDIMSCRHFEDAIAVASYPLDIHHPQGGGCTLEWCGDCYDIPFRSLIPQKIKNLIVAGRCISATHEAMSAIRVMAPCMAMGEAAGRAAKMAVRAGVQPAAIDVKKLQEELLNKGAYLRPFPEEPVS, translated from the coding sequence ATGTCAAAAACAATCGTAGAGCCGGCCAGGGAAATTGCAGTGAGAAAAGAAACTGATGTACTGGTGATTGGCGGGGGGCCTTCGGGAATTATGGCTGCGCTGGCAGCGGCGGAGGACGGATTAAATGTAATGCTGATAGAAAGCCGCAGTTTTGTTGGAGGCAATATGACTATTGGTTTGCCCATACTTGGATTTCTTGGACAGAAAGGGAACCAGATTATCAAAGGCCTCCCGCAACAATTCATTGACCGGTTAAAAGCAGTCCGGGCCTCCAGCGAGCACCGGCCCTGCCCGTTGCATATGAGCCTTACGTTGGTGGAACCGGAAGCCGTAAAAACAGTGGCGCTGCAAATGCTGGTGGAAAACAACGTGGACGTATTGTTCTATGCCTTTTGTGTGGGAGTAATAATGGAGGGTGATGAATTGAAAGGCGTGATCATCGAAAGCAAAGCGGGGCGTGAAGCAATATTGGCTAAAACAGTCATAGATTGCAGTGGCGACGCCGATGTGGCTTATCGTGCAGGCGTTCCCTGCGAATACGGGAATGAACAGGGAGGCGTGCAGCCCCCGACACTGATGTTTTGCCTGGGCGGGGTAGATACAGAGAAATTGCGTACAAGCATTGCCGAAGAGCCCAGGACCTATCTGACCGATTTTATACCGGCTGAATACTTCGGTCAGAACAACCAGTTCGTATTGGTAGGGATGCGCAACCTGGTAAAAAAAGCGCAGGAGGCGGGACTGACATTGACAACAGAGCGTACTATTCTTATCACCGGGTTGCGCAAAGGAGAAGTGTGGGTAAATATGACGCGTGTGAACGGTGTAAACGGCACGGATCCCGGCAGCCTTACGTATGGGGAAATTGAGGGCCGCCACCAGATACAGGATATTCAGCAATACCTCATCCAATATGTACCGGGCTTTGAGCAAGCCTACTTTCTGAAAACGGCCCCTTTCATCGGCATCAGGGAAACAAGGCGGATACAGGGGCATTATACCATGACCCGGGAAGACATTATGAGCTGCCGCCATTTTGAAGATGCAATAGCGGTGGCCAGCTACCCGCTGGATATTCACCATCCGCAGGGAGGTGGTTGTACGCTGGAATGGTGCGGTGATTGCTATGATATTCCTTTTCGTTCATTGATCCCTCAAAAAATTAAAAACCTTATTGTGGCCGGGCGCTGCATTTCCGCAACCCATGAAGCCATGTCTGCCATCCGCGTAATGGCGCCCTGTATGGCGATGGGCGAAGCCGCCGGGCGTGCGGCAAAAATGGCTGTAAGGGCAGGGGTACAACCGGCAGCTATTGATGTAAAGAAATTGCAGGAGGAGCTCCTCAATAAGGGGGCCTACCTGCGTCCTTTTCCGGAAGAACCGGTATCATAA
- a CDS encoding MFS transporter — MKRSLSPERRRWFIIAIIFLAIVFNYVDRQIVSILKPVLKSEFSLNDSGYAMLLNIFTICYAIMYPVTGWLVDRFGACMVMFYGIITWALACIGGGLSRTIGQFGFFRGLLGTAEPTNFPAQLKVIAMWFPGKLRATANSLCVAGSSIGAIIAPPVIAWLSLTYSWKIAFITMGTIGVFIAISWKLIYRDPPAHILQEATASSAGATTTAESFQWKQLWSTRSLWGILLIRFVSDPVWYFCLFWLPGYLQESSGLTLAQVGMVGWIPFLFADLGAIGTSAWSDKMVRKGCAPLRARKRMLTRVAFLSPLCALTPYLNGAWSTLIVFSIVAIACLSWLFTISVVVAEAFPVKNVASVLGIAGGFGALGAVLFNYFVGQFIGTLGAGKIFIAMAFLHPLAVLILWTMVRPEKPPGRAANNK, encoded by the coding sequence ATGAAAAGATCCCTTAGCCCTGAAAGAAGACGCTGGTTTATTATCGCCATTATTTTTCTGGCCATAGTGTTTAACTATGTAGACCGGCAGATCGTTTCCATACTCAAACCGGTGCTGAAATCGGAATTTAGTCTGAATGACAGCGGCTATGCAATGCTCCTGAATATTTTTACTATTTGTTATGCAATAATGTACCCTGTTACAGGTTGGCTGGTTGACCGGTTTGGCGCCTGTATGGTAATGTTTTATGGAATTATTACCTGGGCATTGGCCTGCATTGGTGGCGGTTTGTCCAGGACAATTGGCCAGTTCGGTTTTTTTCGCGGATTACTGGGAACGGCAGAGCCTACTAATTTTCCCGCGCAGTTAAAGGTCATTGCGATGTGGTTCCCTGGTAAATTGCGTGCTACGGCCAATAGCCTTTGTGTAGCAGGAAGTTCCATAGGAGCCATTATTGCACCACCCGTCATTGCATGGCTGTCTCTCACGTATAGCTGGAAGATTGCTTTTATTACAATGGGAACCATCGGGGTATTTATTGCCATATCCTGGAAACTGATCTATAGAGATCCTCCGGCACATATCCTGCAGGAGGCCACTGCTTCTTCTGCGGGGGCAACGACAACAGCAGAATCCTTTCAATGGAAGCAGTTATGGAGTACCCGTAGCTTGTGGGGCATTTTATTAATACGTTTTGTCAGCGATCCCGTATGGTATTTCTGTCTTTTCTGGCTGCCGGGTTATTTGCAGGAATCCTCAGGGCTTACATTGGCACAGGTAGGTATGGTTGGCTGGATACCGTTTTTGTTTGCAGACCTGGGTGCTATTGGCACTTCTGCATGGTCAGATAAAATGGTAAGAAAAGGTTGCGCTCCCTTAAGGGCAAGAAAACGGATGCTTACCCGCGTGGCTTTTCTGAGTCCGTTGTGCGCGCTGACGCCTTACCTGAACGGGGCATGGTCTACATTAATTGTATTCAGTATTGTGGCAATTGCGTGCCTGAGCTGGTTGTTTACGATCAGTGTAGTGGTGGCAGAAGCTTTTCCGGTAAAAAATGTGGCAAGCGTGTTGGGCATTGCAGGAGGGTTTGGTGCGCTGGGCGCAGTGCTGTTTAATTATTTTGTTGGGCAGTTCATCGGCACATTGGGTGCCGGAAAAATATTCATTGCCATGGCCTTTCTGCATCCGTTGGCGGTATTGATCCTGTGGACGATGGTGCGGCCTGAAAAACCGCCAGGCCGGGCAGCAAACAATAAATAA
- a CDS encoding nucleoside hydrolase has product MKTRFFALVLLLFCITGNGWAQKKTAPVRLIFDTDMGPDYDDVGAIALLHSYADSGYVNILATIASTKYEGVAGVLNVLNTYFGRPGIPLGVPKGWAYPGKDAQHWTDSLLANYPHKIKKNSEAADAVQVYRQLLAKQPDKSVTLVTVGFFTNINNLYQSGPDRYSPLTGAELINRKVKQMVSMAGRYPHGKEFNVYKDSTAAYALLPKLKIPLIFTGWEIGAKIKTGIRLINNPAIKNSPVKDVFRIAIPQAPEDKEGRMSWDQTAVLIAVKGIHPYFDAKRGTITVERNGANGWIEDPAGNAVYVTQRMPWKELAVVIENGMMHQPRQK; this is encoded by the coding sequence ATGAAAACGCGATTTTTTGCCCTGGTATTGTTGCTTTTTTGCATCACCGGAAATGGTTGGGCGCAAAAAAAGACCGCACCGGTGCGGCTGATCTTTGATACAGATATGGGACCCGATTATGATGACGTGGGCGCCATTGCTTTATTGCACAGTTATGCAGATAGTGGTTATGTGAACATACTGGCTACCATAGCGTCTACAAAATATGAAGGTGTGGCGGGCGTGCTGAATGTATTGAATACGTATTTTGGAAGACCGGGGATCCCGTTGGGAGTGCCAAAAGGTTGGGCCTATCCGGGAAAAGACGCGCAGCACTGGACGGATTCCCTGCTGGCCAACTATCCGCACAAGATTAAAAAGAACAGTGAAGCGGCTGATGCGGTGCAGGTATACCGGCAGCTATTGGCCAAGCAGCCGGATAAAAGTGTAACATTGGTAACCGTAGGGTTCTTTACGAATATCAATAACCTGTATCAATCCGGGCCAGACCGGTATTCCCCGCTTACGGGGGCGGAATTAATTAACCGCAAAGTAAAACAGATGGTGAGCATGGCCGGCAGGTACCCGCACGGAAAAGAGTTTAATGTATACAAAGACTCCACCGCGGCCTACGCCTTATTGCCGAAATTAAAAATCCCGCTCATATTTACCGGGTGGGAAATTGGCGCTAAAATAAAAACGGGCATCCGTTTAATCAACAACCCTGCAATCAAAAACAGCCCTGTTAAAGATGTATTCCGTATTGCTATTCCGCAAGCACCAGAAGATAAAGAAGGCCGGATGAGCTGGGACCAAACTGCTGTATTGATCGCCGTTAAAGGGATTCATCCCTATTTTGATGCCAAAAGGGGAACGATCACCGTTGAACGGAATGGCGCTAATGGATGGATAGAAGATCCGGCGGGGAATGCGGTGTATGTTACACAGCGTATGCCCTGGAAAGAGCTGGCAGTGGTTATCGAAAATGGAATGATGCATCAGCCGCGCCAAAAATAA
- a CDS encoding RagB/SusD family nutrient uptake outer membrane protein, which yields MKKLFYIFSLFTIILSSCEMKELPEATASVKDVFGSENGMKTYTYSFYNMLPSGTNAYEMDAMADYGGVNNLNAFIRDGAYGAENSTGWDWSNLRNVNYFIENSKNAKVTDAVKKNYIGIARFFRAYFYLDKLIRFGEVPWIDRPLQVTDDELLYGKRDSRTTIIDHIIEDLDSAYLNMSVATSDGSLITKWTALGLKTRAALFEASFRKYHPELSLANTADKYYQYVVDAATELMKKGPYTIYTGSGPQASQRQLFISDKPVTSEVMLAVVLSKDLAVLGDANWWWTSATYGPRYSLVRPFINTILNRDGTPYTSRANYKTETFYQECQNRDFRLNQLIRTPGYTRNGAAAPPNFASYSYTGYQPIKYTLDDSYYDNGGYNTNNLPLMRYAEVLLNFAEAKAELGTFTDDDWSKSIGVLRKRAGITGGLDQKPTVADTYLQKTFFPDISDPVLLEIRRERQVELALEGFRFNDLLRWKRGDLMATLEWSGIYVPALNTLMDLDQDGTPDVVFYDGAQSGPTITVPKGCAKVPIGGKATNYQTLTADNHLEWFKSQTRTWYADGRQYLYPIPNSAIVKNKNLTQNPGW from the coding sequence ATGAAAAAGTTATTCTATATATTTTCATTATTTACAATCATTTTATCTTCCTGCGAGATGAAAGAACTGCCGGAAGCAACTGCATCTGTAAAAGACGTTTTTGGGAGCGAGAACGGTATGAAAACCTACACCTACTCCTTCTATAACATGCTTCCGTCAGGAACGAATGCCTATGAAATGGACGCCATGGCTGATTATGGAGGCGTAAATAATCTGAATGCCTTTATCCGGGACGGGGCTTATGGCGCGGAGAATAGCACCGGCTGGGATTGGTCAAACCTCCGGAACGTCAATTATTTTATTGAGAACTCGAAGAATGCCAAGGTAACGGATGCGGTAAAGAAGAATTATATTGGTATTGCCCGTTTTTTCAGGGCTTATTTTTACCTCGATAAGTTAATCCGTTTTGGAGAAGTGCCCTGGATTGATCGTCCGCTCCAGGTAACAGACGATGAGCTGCTATATGGGAAGCGAGACTCGCGCACTACGATCATCGATCACATCATTGAAGATCTTGATTCAGCATATCTAAATATGAGCGTTGCTACTTCTGATGGATCATTGATCACAAAGTGGACGGCATTGGGATTGAAAACAAGGGCTGCATTGTTTGAGGCTTCCTTTCGCAAATATCATCCGGAATTGTCGCTTGCGAATACTGCTGATAAATATTATCAGTATGTAGTGGATGCAGCAACGGAGCTGATGAAAAAAGGGCCATATACTATCTATACCGGAAGCGGCCCGCAGGCCTCCCAACGGCAGCTTTTTATTTCCGATAAACCCGTCACATCGGAAGTAATGCTGGCGGTAGTGCTCAGCAAAGATCTGGCTGTTTTGGGAGATGCAAACTGGTGGTGGACTTCGGCTACTTATGGCCCGCGGTATAGCCTGGTACGCCCTTTTATTAATACCATATTAAACAGAGACGGAACCCCTTACACCAGCCGGGCCAATTATAAAACAGAAACCTTTTACCAGGAATGCCAGAACCGGGACTTTCGTTTAAACCAGCTTATTCGCACACCCGGCTACACCAGGAATGGCGCCGCTGCGCCACCCAATTTTGCAAGCTATTCCTATACCGGTTATCAGCCCATAAAATATACACTGGATGACAGTTATTATGATAATGGCGGGTACAATACCAATAACCTTCCATTGATGCGGTATGCTGAAGTGCTGTTAAATTTTGCGGAGGCAAAAGCAGAGCTGGGAACGTTTACAGATGATGACTGGAGCAAATCTATAGGCGTGTTAAGAAAGCGTGCCGGTATTACCGGTGGTTTGGATCAAAAGCCTACTGTTGCGGACACCTACCTGCAAAAAACTTTTTTCCCTGATATCAGTGACCCGGTACTATTGGAAATTCGCAGAGAACGTCAGGTAGAACTGGCGCTGGAGGGATTTCGTTTTAACGACCTGCTGCGCTGGAAGAGAGGAGATTTGATGGCTACGTTGGAATGGAGTGGTATCTACGTGCCGGCATTAAACACATTGATGGATTTAGATCAGGATGGTACGCCCGATGTTGTTTTTTATGACGGAGCCCAGAGCGGGCCAACGATTACCGTTCCAAAAGGCTGTGCTAAAGTACCTATAGGGGGGAAGGCCACCAATTATCAAACGCTTACAGCGGATAATCATCTGGAATGGTTTAAATCTCAGACCAGGACATGGTACGCTGACGGAAGGCAATACTTGTACCCTATTCCTAATTCCGCTATCGTTAAAAATAAAAACCTTACTCAAAATCCTGGTTGGTAA